In Sphingobacteriaceae bacterium, the following proteins share a genomic window:
- a CDS encoding cyanophycinase: protein MDAPKGRLIIIGGSVDKGSFTKGTETLPQQNLPQHLKFFEKGILRRMSTESAKGNDSQIEIITTASNIPKEVGEEYINAFKALGIHNTAVLDVRTREEANAPETLERLRKADIVMFTGGDQLRLTSIFGGTQFHHILLERYQNEHFVISGTSAGAAASSNNMIYQGSSSEALLKGEVKITGGLGFINNVIIDTHFVQRGRIGRLLYACASNPINLGIGLGEDTGLLITDGHMMEGIGSGLVILVDGTHMRHTNITDVQMGEPVSIENLTVHVLAFGDKFDLKTKKMTLHPIKVVPED, encoded by the coding sequence ATGGATGCACCAAAAGGTAGATTAATTATTATCGGCGGATCAGTTGACAAAGGAAGTTTCACGAAGGGCACAGAAACCCTGCCGCAACAAAATCTTCCGCAACATCTCAAATTTTTCGAGAAAGGTATTTTGAGAAGAATGAGTACAGAATCTGCAAAAGGAAATGACTCTCAGATTGAAATTATAACAACGGCCAGTAACATTCCAAAAGAAGTAGGGGAAGAATATATAAACGCCTTTAAAGCACTGGGGATACATAATACAGCTGTTCTGGATGTGCGCACCCGCGAGGAGGCGAATGCACCTGAAACTTTAGAACGTTTAAGAAAAGCAGACATTGTGATGTTTACCGGTGGAGATCAGTTAAGACTGACTTCTATTTTCGGGGGCACGCAATTTCATCATATTTTGTTAGAGCGTTACCAGAATGAACACTTCGTTATTTCCGGAACTTCTGCAGGCGCTGCGGCGAGCTCCAACAATATGATTTATCAGGGAAGTAGTTCTGAAGCATTATTAAAAGGAGAGGTAAAAATTACGGGCGGACTAGGATTTATCAATAACGTTATTATTGATACACACTTTGTGCAGCGTGGTCGCATTGGCCGCTTGTTGTACGCCTGTGCCAGTAATCCTATAAATTTAGGTATTGGCTTAGGAGAAGATACCGGCCTTTTAATTACCGATGGACATATGATGGAGGGCATTGGCTCGGGACTTGTAATTTTAGTAGATGGCACGCATATGCGTCATACCAATATTACCGATGTGCAAATGGGCGAACCTGTTTCTATTGAAAATCTTACAGTTCACGTTTTAGCTTTCGGAGATAAATTTGATTTGAAGACTAAGAAGATGACACTACATCCTATTAAGGTTGTACCGGAAGACTAG
- a CDS encoding beta-aspartyl-peptidase, whose protein sequence is MTKFAIAIHGGAGTILRSAMTDEKEVSYREGLQHAIVAGESILKKGGSSFDAVEAAIRSLENNPLFNAGKGAVFTNEGKHEMDASIMNGKDLMAGAVAGVQNIKNPISLARAVMEKSEHVMLAAAGANEFAKKINAEFMPDDYFFVQLRYDQLQQALQSDTIVLDHTLPDDKKFGTVGAVAIDVHGNLAAGTSTGGMTNKKHGRVGDTPIIGAGTYANNNTCAISCTGHGEFFIRSVVAYDISCLMEYKGLSLKDACNEVVKQKLVKIGGEGGLIAIDKNGNIELPFNSDGMYRASLKEGEKMFVGIYKD, encoded by the coding sequence ATGACAAAATTTGCAATTGCTATACACGGTGGCGCTGGAACGATACTACGTTCTGCCATGACGGACGAAAAAGAGGTTAGTTACCGGGAAGGACTCCAGCACGCTATCGTAGCCGGAGAAAGCATCCTTAAAAAAGGAGGAAGCAGTTTTGACGCTGTAGAAGCCGCTATCAGGAGTCTTGAGAACAATCCCCTGTTTAATGCCGGCAAAGGTGCTGTGTTCACCAATGAAGGCAAACACGAGATGGACGCTTCCATTATGAATGGAAAAGACTTGATGGCAGGAGCTGTTGCGGGCGTTCAGAATATTAAGAATCCTATTAGCCTTGCGCGCGCTGTAATGGAAAAATCGGAACATGTTATGCTGGCCGCGGCAGGTGCAAACGAATTCGCAAAAAAAATAAATGCTGAATTTATGCCCGATGATTATTTTTTCGTGCAACTCCGCTACGATCAATTGCAACAAGCCTTACAAAGTGATACTATAGTTCTTGATCATACTTTGCCGGATGATAAAAAATTCGGAACGGTAGGTGCCGTGGCTATCGACGTGCATGGTAACCTCGCTGCAGGAACCAGTACTGGCGGCATGACTAATAAAAAACACGGACGTGTGGGAGACACTCCTATCATTGGCGCAGGAACCTATGCAAATAATAACACCTGCGCAATTTCGTGTACCGGGCACGGAGAATTTTTCATCCGTTCGGTTGTAGCTTACGACATTTCCTGTTTAATGGAGTATAAAGGCCTCTCTTTAAAAGACGCCTGCAATGAAGTAGTGAAACAAAAACTTGTAAAAATTGGCGGCGAAGGTGGATTAATAGCCATCGACAAAAATGGAAACATTGAGCTGCCCTTTAATAGCGACGGCATGTACAGAGCTTCGCTTAAAGAAGGTGAAAAAATGTTTGTAGGGATTTACAAAGATTAA
- a CDS encoding OsmC family peroxiredoxin, with product MKRFATANWQGTGKEGKGNLTSQSTVLNKTQYSFGSRFEEGVGTNPEELVAAAHAGCFTMKLSFNLSGAGFPPANIDTRCDITLDPAKGEITNSHLTVKAKVPGIDKTKFDELVADAKANCPISKLYKTEITYEATLEA from the coding sequence ATGAAAAGATTTGCAACAGCCAACTGGCAGGGAACAGGTAAAGAAGGAAAAGGAAACTTAACTTCACAAAGTACTGTATTAAACAAAACACAATACTCTTTCGGGTCACGCTTTGAAGAAGGCGTGGGAACCAATCCTGAAGAGCTTGTAGCAGCAGCACATGCAGGTTGCTTTACAATGAAATTAAGTTTTAATTTAAGCGGCGCGGGGTTTCCGCCAGCTAACATCGATACCAGGTGCGACATTACTTTAGATCCTGCAAAAGGGGAAATTACAAATTCGCATTTAACAGTAAAAGCAAAAGTACCTGGAATTGATAAGACGAAATTTGATGAATTGGTGGCAGATGCAAAAGCAAATTGTCCTATTTCAAAACTTTACAAAACAGAAATCACTTACGAAGCTACTTTAGAAGCCTAA
- a CDS encoding acyl-CoA desaturase, producing MSNSTLRFNNGANRTFQNELRKRVDAYFKENKISKYGNFHLYLKTLVMFAAYLVPYFLIVFNVFESKSIWLLLSVLMGLGMAGIGMCVMHDANHGSYSKSDRFNKILGFFSIGLLSGNALNWRIQHNVIHHTYTNVHDHDEDIAPVGVLRFEPHAEKKKIHKFQFLYAWFFYGLMTLMWSTVKDFKQVIRYNKAGHLKTANTTFGKELAVVIVSKILYYAYMLVPYFLIKEMTILNWLTGFVVMHYVAGLTLAIVFQVAHVTEDNEFPLANEEGMLENNFIEHQLRTTTNFAMRNPVISYLVGGLNFQVEHHLFPGISHIHYPKISKIVASTAKEFNMPYNVEKTFVGAIYEHTKMLYKLGN from the coding sequence ATGAGCAACAGCACCCTTAGATTTAACAACGGAGCAAACCGAACCTTTCAAAACGAACTTAGAAAAAGAGTCGACGCATATTTTAAAGAAAACAAAATCAGCAAGTACGGTAACTTTCATTTGTATTTGAAAACGCTTGTTATGTTCGCTGCTTACCTGGTACCTTATTTTCTTATTGTATTTAATGTTTTTGAAAGCAAGAGTATCTGGCTGTTATTATCGGTATTAATGGGATTAGGTATGGCCGGAATAGGCATGTGCGTGATGCACGATGCAAATCACGGAAGTTATAGTAAAAGTGATCGCTTTAATAAAATTCTTGGCTTTTTCTCTATCGGATTATTATCGGGAAACGCATTAAACTGGAGAATTCAACACAATGTTATTCACCATACTTACACAAATGTGCACGATCATGATGAAGATATCGCACCGGTTGGTGTTTTAAGATTCGAGCCTCATGCTGAGAAAAAGAAGATTCACAAATTCCAGTTTTTATATGCCTGGTTCTTTTATGGTCTGATGACTTTAATGTGGAGTACGGTAAAAGATTTCAAACAGGTAATCCGTTATAACAAAGCAGGGCATTTAAAAACAGCGAACACTACTTTTGGAAAAGAACTAGCAGTAGTGATTGTTTCAAAGATTTTATATTACGCTTATATGCTAGTTCCGTATTTTTTAATAAAGGAAATGACCATTTTAAACTGGTTGACGGGATTTGTAGTGATGCATTACGTGGCAGGATTAACATTGGCCATCGTATTTCAGGTAGCCCACGTGACCGAGGACAATGAATTTCCTTTAGCAAATGAGGAAGGTATGTTGGAGAATAATTTTATCGAACATCAGTTACGTACAACTACAAATTTTGCCATGAGAAATCCGGTGATCTCTTATTTGGTTGGAGGATTAAATTTTCAGGTAGAACATCATTTATTTCCAGGTATTTCTCACATTCACTATCCGAAGATTTCTAAGATAGTAGCTTCTACAGCAAAAGAATTTAATATGCCCTATAATGTTGAAAAGACCTTTGTGGGCGCGATTTACGAGCATACAAAAATGCTTTATAAATTAGGAAACTAA
- a CDS encoding DNA-binding response regulator: protein MKLKCLIIDDEAPAHKVLHAHIAKTDLLEAVGDVYDGKEALDFLSKTKVDLVFLDIEMPKLTGLELLQCLPYHVPVVLTTAYSNFGFEAYQNDVVDYLLKPISYPRFLKAINKVSNLITPKKAEASVKFPDIELKHEGVLKIINTKTILYIEAVGNYIKIHLDQEKPLLVTQTMKYISSLLPPEHFTRIHKSFIVKREAISEIKKTEITLSNKMVLPIGRKYSVLLES from the coding sequence ATGAAATTAAAATGCCTCATAATTGATGATGAAGCTCCTGCTCATAAAGTATTACACGCACACATCGCCAAAACAGATCTCCTGGAAGCGGTAGGTGACGTTTATGATGGAAAAGAAGCGCTTGATTTTTTGAGTAAAACAAAAGTAGACCTTGTTTTTCTCGATATTGAAATGCCCAAACTTACAGGCCTCGAACTCTTGCAATGCCTTCCCTACCACGTACCTGTGGTGCTAACAACAGCCTACAGTAATTTTGGATTCGAAGCCTACCAGAATGACGTGGTAGACTATTTATTAAAACCAATTTCTTATCCCCGCTTTTTAAAGGCCATTAATAAAGTGAGTAATCTTATCACACCTAAAAAAGCAGAGGCCAGTGTTAAGTTTCCCGATATCGAATTAAAACACGAAGGCGTTCTAAAGATCATCAACACAAAAACCATCCTTTACATAGAGGCAGTTGGCAATTATATTAAGATTCACCTTGACCAGGAAAAACCACTATTGGTTACCCAAACCATGAAATACATAAGTTCACTTCTTCCACCAGAACACTTTACCCGTATCCATAAATCTTTCATCGTTAAACGTGAAGCGATCTCTGAAATTAAAAAAACAGAAATTACGCTCAGTAATAAAATGGTATTGCCTATAGGTCGTAAGTATTCTGTTTTGTTGGAATCGTGA
- a CDS encoding DoxX family protein yields MSKKLKVLILYITAFIYAVMGLLHVFLPEKFLFIMPDWMPYQLPLIYISGVAEILLALFLIPRQTRRVSAWLIIAMLVVYLFLIHVPQAIDFYKTDNQNLIWAILRIPLQFVFIYLLWPRKRPSGIKAAD; encoded by the coding sequence ATGTCAAAGAAATTGAAAGTTCTTATACTTTACATTACGGCCTTCATTTATGCGGTAATGGGACTATTACACGTTTTTCTGCCCGAAAAGTTTCTTTTTATTATGCCAGACTGGATGCCTTATCAGCTGCCTCTGATTTATATTAGTGGCGTGGCAGAAATTTTACTCGCTTTATTTTTAATTCCCCGGCAAACACGAAGAGTTTCTGCCTGGCTCATTATTGCTATGTTAGTGGTGTATCTTTTTCTTATTCATGTGCCTCAGGCTATAGATTTTTACAAGACGGATAATCAAAACCTGATCTGGGCTATTTTACGTATCCCGCTTCAATTTGTTTTTATTTATCTTTTGTGGCCTCGCAAACGCCCGTCAGGAATCAAAGCAGCTGATTAG
- a CDS encoding glycosyltransferase encodes MSLVLVIGKVWPEPASSAAGSRMMEIIRVFLSHKYDVVFASAANDSAFMADLESIGVKKKSIQLNDVSFDSFVKELNPAIVLFDRFTSEEQFGWRVAEQCPHALRILDTEDLHCLRAARHKAFKEKRDFNEVDLVSDIAKREIASIYRCDLSLIISSVEMKILTDYFKVDASLLYYLPFLLEKIIEENEKRWPDFSERSGFISIGNFLHEPNWDAVLYLKQEIWPLIRKKLPKAELFIYGAYPSHKVFDLHNPKEGFLIKGRAEDAKEVMSKARVCIAPLRFGAGIKGKLADAMVCGTPNVTTDIGAEAMKESLAWSGEIKNSAAEIAEAAVELYVQEDTWKEAQQRGITLINTLFAKENFEEDFISAISNLQKNLDEHRLKNFTGAMLMQHTALSSRYMALWIEAKNKRD; translated from the coding sequence ATGTCACTAGTTTTAGTCATCGGTAAAGTATGGCCCGAGCCGGCTTCGTCTGCAGCGGGAAGCCGGATGATGGAAATTATACGCGTTTTTCTATCCCATAAGTACGATGTTGTATTCGCGAGTGCGGCAAATGACAGTGCATTCATGGCGGATCTGGAAAGTATTGGGGTGAAAAAAAAATCAATCCAGTTAAACGACGTGAGTTTCGATTCTTTTGTAAAGGAATTAAATCCTGCGATTGTTTTGTTTGACCGGTTTACAAGTGAAGAACAATTTGGATGGCGGGTAGCGGAACAGTGTCCTCATGCTTTAAGAATTTTAGATACAGAAGATCTACATTGTTTAAGAGCGGCACGGCACAAAGCTTTTAAGGAGAAACGTGATTTCAATGAAGTAGATCTTGTAAGTGATATTGCAAAAAGAGAAATCGCCAGCATTTACCGTTGTGATCTTTCTTTGATTATTTCAAGCGTTGAAATGAAGATCCTCACAGACTATTTTAAAGTAGATGCTTCGCTCTTATATTATCTCCCTTTCCTTTTAGAAAAAATCATTGAAGAAAATGAGAAGCGATGGCCAGACTTTTCAGAACGCTCGGGCTTTATCAGCATTGGGAACTTTTTACATGAACCAAATTGGGACGCCGTACTTTATTTAAAACAGGAGATCTGGCCATTGATCCGGAAGAAATTGCCAAAGGCAGAACTCTTTATTTACGGCGCTTATCCTTCGCATAAAGTATTTGACCTTCACAATCCAAAAGAAGGTTTTTTAATAAAGGGTAGGGCAGAAGATGCCAAGGAAGTGATGTCTAAGGCGAGAGTCTGCATAGCCCCACTACGTTTTGGTGCGGGTATTAAGGGCAAACTTGCAGACGCTATGGTTTGCGGTACACCTAATGTAACCACAGATATTGGCGCAGAAGCTATGAAAGAATCTCTGGCATGGAGTGGTGAGATCAAAAACAGTGCAGCTGAAATTGCTGAAGCAGCAGTTGAATTATATGTTCAGGAAGATACATGGAAAGAGGCGCAACAGAGAGGAATAACACTTATCAATACACTTTTTGCAAAAGAAAATTTTGAGGAAGATTTTATTTCGGCTATTTCCAATCTTCAAAAAAACCTGGACGAGCACCGTTTGAAAAATTTCACGGGAGCTATGCTTATGCAGCATACAGCTTTAAGTTCGCGCTACATGGCGCTTTGGATCGAGGCGAAGAATAAGAGGGACTGA
- a CDS encoding glyoxalase — translation MEKQQVLRGLATVNFYATDHAAAKKWYSEFLGIEPYFNVPGYTEFRLGDYQQELGIIDASYAPKGYSGLPSGAIAHWHVDDLLATLNRLISLGATLYQTVTDHSGGKGNFVTASVVDPFGNVLGIMTNKHYLEILEQKKATYDNGN, via the coding sequence ATGGAAAAACAACAAGTATTAAGGGGTCTTGCAACGGTAAATTTTTATGCAACAGATCATGCTGCCGCCAAAAAATGGTACAGCGAATTTTTAGGAATAGAACCCTACTTTAATGTTCCTGGTTACACCGAATTTCGTTTAGGTGATTACCAGCAAGAACTTGGCATAATCGATGCGAGCTATGCGCCAAAGGGGTATTCCGGACTCCCTTCAGGGGCAATCGCGCACTGGCATGTAGATGATTTACTAGCTACACTCAACCGGCTCATTTCCTTAGGAGCAACACTCTATCAAACTGTCACTGACCACAGTGGCGGCAAGGGAAATTTTGTGACGGCTTCTGTGGTTGATCCCTTTGGAAATGTTTTAGGCATTATGACGAATAAACATTACCTCGAAATTCTTGAACAAAAAAAAGCAACTTATGACAACGGAAATTAA
- a CDS encoding metallophosphoesterase, giving the protein MAKTWTRRKFIKAGFVTALGLIFLDSIWLEKFFIETNEFFLGNATKNSSNIKLIQVSDLHLTSLTHPLKKLAKKINVLKPDLILITGDAIDDGKSLYILNKFLKLLSHDIKKVAILGNWEYWGKVDLNELEYTYKENNCDLLINRNLPYEIRGKTLTITGVDDYLGGKPDIIGALDAFKQSDYHIVLNHCPEYTDVISEKTKNVDLILSGHTHGGQINLFGFVPFLPQGSGGYLKGWYKDEKKTMYVSKGIGTSILPVRFLARAEIAVFNLLS; this is encoded by the coding sequence ATGGCAAAAACCTGGACACGAAGAAAGTTTATTAAAGCAGGTTTTGTAACTGCCCTCGGTTTAATATTTTTAGACTCCATCTGGCTGGAAAAATTTTTCATTGAAACAAATGAATTTTTTCTTGGCAACGCTACAAAAAACAGTTCAAACATAAAACTGATACAGGTTTCAGATTTACATCTAACATCACTGACCCATCCTCTGAAAAAACTTGCTAAAAAAATAAATGTTCTTAAACCTGATCTCATTCTTATTACCGGCGACGCCATTGACGATGGAAAAAGCTTATACATCCTCAACAAATTCTTAAAGCTTCTTAGCCATGACATTAAGAAAGTCGCAATCCTTGGTAATTGGGAGTATTGGGGGAAAGTAGATCTTAACGAACTGGAATATACCTACAAAGAAAACAATTGTGACTTACTCATAAATAGAAATCTGCCCTATGAGATACGCGGGAAAACACTTACGATTACAGGAGTCGACGATTACCTGGGCGGCAAACCGGATATCATAGGAGCACTGGATGCCTTTAAACAAAGTGACTATCACATTGTATTGAATCATTGTCCGGAATACACAGATGTTATTTCTGAAAAAACAAAAAACGTAGACCTTATTCTTTCAGGCCATACACATGGCGGACAAATTAATTTGTTTGGCTTTGTCCCTTTTCTGCCACAGGGAAGCGGTGGCTATTTAAAAGGCTGGTATAAAGATGAAAAGAAGACCATGTATGTTTCAAAAGGAATTGGAACAAGCATTTTACCCGTTCGTTTTTTAGCAAGAGCTGAAATTGCCGTATTTAATCTGTTGTCCTAA
- a CDS encoding transcriptional regulator: protein MLNQEGCPKNMRAIKDAIETLDGKWRFLILISLSTGSKRFKEISKEVDGISDKMLSKELRALEQNKLIQREVSIESVMSVTYSITKHGNSLGKVMKELYAWGIEHRKELIGN, encoded by the coding sequence ATGCTGAACCAAGAAGGTTGTCCGAAAAACATGCGCGCTATTAAAGATGCGATTGAAACGCTTGATGGAAAATGGCGCTTTTTAATCCTGATTTCTTTATCTACAGGAAGCAAACGGTTTAAAGAAATTTCGAAGGAAGTGGATGGCATTTCAGATAAAATGCTTTCTAAAGAATTACGCGCGCTTGAACAAAATAAATTAATACAACGCGAAGTCAGCATAGAATCAGTAATGAGCGTAACTTATTCCATTACCAAACACGGTAACTCCTTAGGAAAGGTGATGAAAGAACTCTACGCCTGGGGAATTGAACACAGAAAAGAACTTATCGGAAATTAA